A single region of the Leptothrix cholodnii SP-6 genome encodes:
- a CDS encoding sodium:solute symporter family protein: MAERRGGQIRPTQATRVFTHVLHRRYAAYTVGVLCFIVLMALLERMGWPRTWIGGTFLIGTVAVYAAIGLMSRTTDESEYYVAGRRVPAIYNGMATAADWMSAASFIGTAGVLYLQGFAGLAYILGWTGGYCLVALLLAPYLRRVGYFTVPEFLGARYGGVLPRIVGVAAAVLVSFVYVVVQIYGVGLITSHLTGFSFEIGIFVGLGGVLVCSFLGGMRAVTWTQVAQYIVLILAYLTPVFWLSMNQTGSPFPLFSYGQQLQQVGLREQALLHDPRELQVRNQLQVRADDARRKLADVPQAMIDDAETMAAQVRALQAAEAPLARIQQAERKLATRPHTIDEARVVYQREMDQSALRALPLAGMPPQAQPYPDSGAAKADQAPGAARRNFLALVLCLMLGTAAMPHVLTRYYTTPSVTETRKSVAWSLFFIALLYMAAPALAAMVKYEVFTNLIGTPFDQLPGWIRRWSKLDPSLVSVEDINGDGLLQLAELRLAGDVIVLAAPEIGGLPLVVTYLVAAGGLAAALSTADGLLLTISNALSHDLYFGFVNPRAPAMRRVMLSKFLVLVIALLAAFIASMRFADILQFVTAAFSLAAAGFFPALVLGIFWRRANRSGATLGMLSGLGVCLYYMITTHPRLRDLFGIGMPIDQARWWDVDPAAAGVFGVPVGAAVMFVASLLTPGPGPAELAMVDRLRDPGRESD; encoded by the coding sequence ATGGCTGAACGTCGAGGCGGCCAGATCCGGCCGACCCAGGCCACGCGCGTCTTCACCCATGTGCTGCACCGGCGCTATGCCGCGTACACCGTGGGCGTGCTCTGCTTCATCGTGTTGATGGCGCTCCTCGAGCGCATGGGCTGGCCGCGCACCTGGATCGGCGGCACCTTCCTGATCGGCACGGTGGCGGTCTATGCGGCGATCGGCCTGATGTCGCGCACCACCGACGAGTCCGAGTACTACGTCGCCGGGCGGCGCGTGCCTGCCATCTACAACGGCATGGCCACGGCAGCCGACTGGATGTCGGCCGCGTCCTTCATCGGCACTGCCGGCGTGCTGTACCTGCAGGGCTTTGCGGGTCTGGCCTACATCCTCGGCTGGACCGGCGGTTACTGCCTGGTGGCGCTGCTGCTCGCGCCCTATCTGCGCCGGGTCGGCTACTTCACGGTTCCCGAGTTCCTCGGCGCCCGCTATGGCGGCGTGCTGCCGCGCATCGTGGGCGTGGCTGCGGCCGTGCTGGTGTCGTTCGTCTACGTGGTGGTGCAGATCTACGGCGTGGGGCTGATCACGTCGCACCTGACCGGTTTCAGTTTCGAGATCGGCATCTTCGTCGGCCTGGGTGGCGTGCTGGTGTGCTCGTTCCTGGGCGGCATGCGGGCGGTGACGTGGACGCAGGTGGCGCAGTACATCGTGCTGATCCTGGCCTATCTGACGCCCGTGTTCTGGCTCTCGATGAACCAGACCGGCAGTCCGTTCCCGCTCTTTTCATACGGGCAGCAGCTTCAGCAGGTGGGCCTGCGCGAACAGGCGCTGCTGCACGATCCGCGTGAGCTGCAGGTGCGCAACCAGCTGCAGGTGCGTGCCGACGACGCCCGGCGCAAGCTGGCCGACGTGCCGCAGGCCATGATCGACGACGCCGAAACCATGGCCGCCCAGGTGCGCGCGCTGCAGGCGGCCGAGGCGCCGTTGGCGCGCATCCAGCAGGCCGAGCGCAAGCTGGCGACACGGCCTCACACGATCGACGAGGCGCGGGTCGTCTATCAGCGCGAAATGGACCAGTCGGCCTTGCGGGCGTTGCCGCTGGCAGGCATGCCGCCGCAGGCCCAGCCCTATCCGGATTCGGGGGCGGCGAAAGCGGATCAAGCGCCCGGTGCGGCACGACGGAATTTCCTGGCACTGGTGCTGTGCCTGATGCTGGGCACGGCCGCCATGCCGCATGTGCTGACGCGCTACTACACCACGCCGTCCGTCACCGAGACACGCAAGTCGGTGGCCTGGTCTCTGTTCTTCATCGCGTTGCTCTACATGGCGGCACCGGCGCTGGCCGCCATGGTGAAGTACGAGGTCTTCACCAATCTGATCGGCACGCCTTTCGATCAGCTGCCCGGCTGGATCCGGCGCTGGTCCAAGCTGGATCCGTCGCTGGTATCGGTCGAGGACATCAATGGCGACGGCCTGCTGCAGCTGGCCGAGTTGCGCCTGGCCGGCGACGTCATCGTGCTGGCCGCCCCCGAGATCGGCGGCCTGCCGCTGGTGGTGACCTACCTGGTCGCGGCGGGCGGATTGGCCGCGGCGCTGTCGACCGCCGACGGGCTGCTGCTGACGATCTCCAACGCCTTGTCGCACGACCTGTATTTCGGCTTCGTCAACCCGCGGGCGCCGGCGATGCGGCGCGTCATGCTGTCGAAGTTCCTGGTACTGGTGATCGCCTTGCTGGCCGCGTTCATCGCGTCGATGCGGTTTGCCGACATCCTGCAGTTCGTGACGGCCGCGTTCTCGCTCGCGGCCGCGGGGTTCTTTCCGGCCCTGGTGCTGGGCATCTTCTGGCGGCGCGCCAACCGATCCGGGGCGACGCTGGGCATGCTCTCGGGGCTGGGTGTGTGCCTGTACTACATGATCACGACGCATCCGCGCTTGCGTGATCTGTTCGGAATCGGCATGCCGATCGATCAGGCCCGCTGGTGGGATGTGGATCCGGCCGCCGCCGGGGTCTTCGGCGTGCCGGTCGGCGCCGCCGTGATGTTCGTGGCGAGTCTGCTGACGCCCGGCCCCGGACCGGCCGAACTGGCGATGGTCGACCGCCTGCGCGACCCGGGCCGAGAGTCCGACTGA
- a CDS encoding DUF4212 domain-containing protein yields the protein MHWRKVCLWTALGLSGWLLVTWGVVWFASDFNAWTVAGAPAGYWLAAQGAIGGYLIIIIVHGRIMDALERRSQAAADVAPGRSSPESSLD from the coding sequence TTGCACTGGCGCAAGGTGTGTCTCTGGACCGCACTGGGCCTGTCCGGATGGCTGCTGGTGACCTGGGGGGTGGTCTGGTTCGCCAGCGATTTCAATGCCTGGACCGTTGCCGGTGCGCCCGCCGGCTACTGGCTGGCGGCACAGGGCGCGATCGGGGGCTACCTGATCATCATCATCGTGCACGGCCGGATCATGGATGCGCTGGAGCGGCGCAGCCAGGCCGCAGCCGATGTCGCACCAGGGCGCTCATCACCGGAGTCCTCACTTGACTGA
- the ppsA gene encoding phosphoenolpyruvate synthase produces MSAINLATALVVPFEHLRMTDVEVVGGKNASLGEMISQLAASGVRVPGGFATTALAFREFLTAGGLTDKINARLSALDTDDVRALAEAGAEIRGWVESAPFPADFEAAIRAEFVKLTAEHPGASFAVRSSATAEDMPDASFAGQQETFLNVVGIDDVLHKMREVFASLYNDRAISYRVHKGYAHHDVALSAGVQRMVRSDLGAAGVMFTIDTESGFEDVVFITSSYGLGETVVQGAVNPDEFYVHKPALKNGKLAVIRRSLGSKLIRMEFATPEEKAASGKLVRTTDTPPEMRNRYSLSDADVTELARFAVIIEQHYGRAMDIEWGKDGGDGLLYILQARPETVKSQAGNQVEHRYKLKGHSTVLAEGRAIGQKIGTGPVRLVHSIAEMSRVQPGDVLVTDMTDPNWEPVMKRASAIVTNRGGRTCHAAIIARELGIPAVVGCGDATEILKDGQLVTVACSEGDTGFIYDGLLEMEVSEVQRGELPYSPVKIMMNVGNPQLAFDFCQMPNSGVGLARLEFIINNNIGVHPKAILDYPNVDADLKKAVESVARGHASPRAFYVDKLVEGVATIAAAFWPKPVIVRLSDFKSNEYRKLIGGSRYEPEEENPMLGFRGAARYLSADFGEAFAMECEALKRVRRDMGLTNVEIMVPFVRTLKQAERVVNMMADQGLKRGVDGLRVIMMCEIPSNAILADQYLEFFDGMSIGSNDLTQLTLGLDRDSGMELLAADFDERDPAVKALISRAIAACRAHGKYIGICGQGPSDHPDFADWLAQEGIVSMSLNPDSVIATWQRLAKR; encoded by the coding sequence ATGTCTGCAATCAACCTGGCGACCGCCCTGGTCGTACCGTTCGAACACCTGAGAATGACCGACGTCGAGGTCGTGGGCGGCAAGAACGCCTCGCTCGGCGAAATGATCAGCCAGCTTGCCGCTTCGGGCGTGCGGGTGCCGGGCGGCTTCGCCACCACGGCGCTGGCTTTCCGCGAGTTCCTGACCGCCGGCGGCCTGACCGACAAGATCAACGCGCGGCTGTCGGCGCTCGACACCGACGACGTGCGCGCGCTGGCCGAGGCCGGTGCCGAGATCCGCGGCTGGGTCGAGTCGGCGCCGTTCCCGGCCGACTTCGAGGCGGCGATCCGTGCCGAGTTCGTCAAGCTGACGGCCGAGCACCCGGGCGCCTCGTTCGCGGTGCGCTCGTCGGCCACGGCCGAAGACATGCCCGACGCCTCGTTCGCCGGTCAGCAGGAGACCTTCCTGAACGTGGTCGGCATCGACGACGTGCTGCACAAGATGCGCGAGGTGTTCGCCTCGCTCTACAACGACCGCGCCATCAGCTACCGCGTGCACAAGGGCTACGCCCACCACGACGTGGCGCTGTCGGCCGGCGTGCAGCGCATGGTCCGTTCCGACCTGGGCGCAGCCGGCGTGATGTTCACGATCGACACCGAGTCGGGTTTCGAGGACGTGGTCTTCATCACCTCCAGCTACGGCCTGGGCGAGACGGTGGTGCAGGGCGCCGTCAACCCCGACGAGTTCTACGTGCACAAGCCGGCACTCAAGAACGGCAAGCTGGCGGTGATCCGCCGCAGCCTGGGCTCCAAGCTGATCCGCATGGAGTTCGCCACGCCCGAGGAGAAGGCCGCGAGCGGCAAGCTGGTGCGCACCACCGACACGCCGCCCGAGATGCGCAACCGCTATTCGCTCAGCGATGCCGACGTGACCGAGCTGGCGCGCTTCGCGGTGATCATCGAGCAGCACTACGGCCGCGCGATGGACATCGAGTGGGGCAAGGACGGCGGCGACGGCCTGCTCTACATCCTGCAGGCGCGCCCCGAGACGGTGAAGAGCCAGGCGGGCAACCAGGTCGAGCACCGCTACAAGCTCAAGGGCCACAGCACGGTGCTGGCCGAAGGCCGCGCGATCGGTCAGAAGATCGGTACCGGCCCGGTGCGGCTGGTGCATTCGATCGCCGAGATGAGCCGCGTGCAGCCGGGCGACGTGCTGGTCACCGACATGACCGACCCGAACTGGGAGCCGGTGATGAAGCGCGCCAGCGCGATCGTCACCAACCGCGGCGGGCGCACCTGCCACGCGGCGATCATCGCGCGCGAACTGGGCATCCCGGCGGTGGTCGGCTGCGGTGACGCCACCGAGATCCTCAAGGACGGCCAGCTGGTGACGGTGGCCTGCTCCGAAGGCGACACCGGCTTCATCTACGACGGCCTGCTCGAGATGGAGGTCAGCGAGGTGCAGCGCGGCGAGCTGCCGTACTCGCCGGTCAAGATCATGATGAACGTGGGCAACCCGCAGCTGGCGTTCGACTTCTGCCAGATGCCGAACTCGGGCGTCGGCCTGGCGCGCCTGGAGTTCATCATCAACAACAACATCGGCGTGCACCCGAAGGCGATCCTCGACTACCCGAACGTCGATGCCGACCTGAAGAAGGCGGTCGAGTCGGTGGCGCGTGGCCATGCCAGCCCGCGCGCGTTCTACGTCGACAAGCTGGTCGAGGGTGTTGCCACGATCGCGGCGGCGTTCTGGCCCAAGCCGGTGATCGTGCGGCTGTCTGACTTCAAGAGCAACGAGTACCGCAAGCTCATCGGTGGCTCACGTTATGAGCCTGAAGAAGAGAATCCGATGCTCGGCTTCCGCGGCGCTGCACGTTACCTGAGCGCCGATTTCGGCGAGGCCTTCGCCATGGAATGCGAGGCGCTCAAGCGCGTGCGTCGCGACATGGGGCTGACCAACGTCGAGATCATGGTGCCCTTCGTGCGCACGCTCAAGCAGGCCGAGCGGGTGGTCAACATGATGGCCGACCAGGGTCTCAAGCGCGGCGTCGACGGCCTGCGCGTGATCATGATGTGCGAGATCCCGAGCAACGCGATCCTGGCCGACCAGTACCTCGAGTTCTTCGACGGCATGTCGATCGGTTCGAACGACCTGACCCAGCTCACGCTGGGCCTGGACCGCGACTCGGGCATGGAGTTGCTGGCGGCCGATTTCGACGAGCGCGATCCGGCCGTCAAGGCGCTGATCTCGCGTGCCATCGCGGCTTGCCGTGCGCACGGCAAGTACATCGGCATCTGCGGCCAGGGCCCCAGCGACCACCCCGACTTCGCCGACTGGCTGGCGCAGGAGGGCATCGTGTCGATGTCGCTGAACCCGGATTCGGTGATCGCCACCTGGCAGCGCCTGGCCAAGCGCTGA
- the ppsR gene encoding posphoenolpyruvate synthetase regulatory kinase/phosphorylase PpsR, translating to MPNRTVFFVSDGTGITAETFGNSILAQFAIKPRHVRRPFIDNAEKADQVITEINGAALAEGKRPIVFITIVNDTVREKIGSHSNALVLDMFRTFVEPLEAELQLTSNHRVGRFSDVAKSQEYHDRIEAINFSLAHDDGQSSRNLAEADVILVGVSRSGKTPTSLYLAMQHGIKAANYPLIPEDFERDSIPSSLAPYKRKCFGLTIDADRLSQIRNERRPGSKYAALANCRYEINEAERMMKREGISWLSSTHKSIEEIATTILRDIRPDRLIY from the coding sequence ATGCCCAATCGCACCGTGTTCTTCGTCTCCGACGGCACCGGCATCACTGCCGAGACATTCGGCAACTCCATCCTGGCCCAGTTCGCGATCAAGCCGCGCCATGTGCGGCGGCCCTTCATCGACAACGCCGAAAAGGCCGATCAGGTCATCACCGAGATCAACGGCGCGGCACTGGCCGAAGGCAAGCGGCCGATCGTCTTCATCACGATCGTCAACGACACCGTGCGCGAGAAGATCGGCTCGCACTCCAATGCGCTGGTGCTCGACATGTTCCGCACCTTCGTCGAGCCGCTCGAAGCCGAGTTGCAGCTGACCAGCAACCACCGCGTCGGTCGTTTTTCGGACGTGGCCAAGAGCCAGGAGTATCACGACCGCATCGAGGCGATCAACTTCTCGCTCGCCCACGACGACGGCCAGTCGTCGCGCAACCTGGCCGAGGCCGACGTGATCCTGGTGGGCGTGAGCCGCAGCGGCAAGACGCCGACCTCGCTGTACCTGGCGATGCAGCACGGCATCAAGGCCGCCAACTACCCGCTGATCCCTGAAGACTTCGAGCGCGACAGCATCCCGTCAAGCCTGGCGCCCTACAAGCGCAAGTGTTTCGGCCTGACGATCGATGCCGACCGCCTGAGCCAGATCCGCAACGAGCGCCGCCCCGGCAGCAAGTACGCCGCGCTGGCGAACTGCCGCTACGAGATCAACGAGGCCGAACGCATGATGAAGCGCGAGGGCATCTCGTGGCTGTCGTCGACGCACAAGTCGATCGAGGAAATCGCCACCACCATCCTGCGTGACATCCGGCCCGACCGGCTGATCTACTGA
- a CDS encoding TrmH family RNA methyltransferase, whose protein sequence is MTQPSDLTPTPVSAIAAAHKVREVSSHSHALVKDLRRLAHEAGAYRKLGRIWLEGDHLARALLARGGRPQICVVGASAWLQPNWRELALAAPEVVVIADNLLPEISSLESPAPLGFLIAAPAARVPTQSGVNTLVLDRLQDPGNVGTLLRSAAALGVKQVLAMKGTAALWSPKVLRAGMGAHFALHLVEGVEVNELDTLDLPLLATSSHAEQSLHEVRLPQPCAWVLGHEGQGVAEAVMRRCALTVRIPQPGGEESLNVAAAAAICLYESARQALTG, encoded by the coding sequence ATGACACAACCTTCCGATCTCACGCCCACACCCGTTTCGGCGATCGCCGCCGCCCACAAGGTGCGCGAGGTCAGCTCGCACAGCCATGCGCTGGTCAAGGACCTGCGCCGGCTGGCGCACGAGGCCGGCGCCTACCGCAAGCTCGGCCGCATCTGGCTCGAGGGCGATCACCTCGCCCGCGCCTTGCTGGCGCGAGGTGGACGGCCACAGATCTGCGTGGTCGGCGCCAGTGCCTGGCTGCAGCCGAACTGGCGCGAACTGGCGCTGGCCGCACCCGAGGTGGTGGTGATCGCCGACAACCTGTTGCCCGAGATCAGCTCGCTCGAATCACCCGCGCCATTGGGTTTCCTGATCGCCGCGCCGGCCGCGCGGGTGCCGACGCAGTCGGGCGTGAACACGCTGGTGCTCGACCGCCTGCAGGACCCCGGCAACGTCGGCACGCTGCTGCGCAGCGCGGCGGCGCTGGGTGTCAAGCAGGTGCTGGCGATGAAGGGCACCGCCGCGCTCTGGTCGCCCAAGGTGCTGCGCGCGGGCATGGGCGCGCATTTCGCGCTGCATCTGGTGGAAGGGGTCGAGGTCAACGAGCTCGACACGCTCGATCTGCCGCTGCTGGCCACCAGTTCGCATGCCGAGCAGTCCCTGCACGAGGTGCGGCTGCCGCAGCCCTGCGCCTGGGTGCTGGGCCACGAAGGCCAGGGCGTGGCCGAGGCGGTGATGCGCCGCTGCGCGCTGACGGTGCGCATCCCGCAGCCGGGCGGCGAGGAGTCGCTCAACGTGGCGGCGGCCGCGGCGATCTGTCTCTACGAATCGGCCCGGCAGGCGCTCACGGGCTGA
- the rnhB gene encoding ribonuclease HII, which produces MRSRKSSVAEPLREQLPLHFERVGLMAGVDEAGRGPLAGPVVAAAVILDELQPIAGLADSKILTERRRERLFDEIRAKALAFCIAQASVEEIDRLNILQATMLAMKRAVEGLRLKPAQVLVDGNRVPVLRIPAEAIVKGDAKVPAISAASILAKVHRDRLCQALHELYPHYGFAVHKGYPTAAHLQALKDHGPCESHRKSYAPVREAGLQRLTLSSSS; this is translated from the coding sequence ATGCGATCGCGCAAGTCCTCGGTCGCTGAGCCCTTGCGCGAGCAGCTGCCGCTGCACTTCGAGCGCGTCGGCCTGATGGCCGGTGTCGACGAGGCCGGCCGCGGCCCGCTGGCCGGCCCGGTGGTGGCTGCGGCGGTGATCCTCGACGAACTGCAGCCGATCGCCGGCCTGGCCGATTCCAAGATCCTGACCGAGCGCCGCCGCGAGCGGCTGTTCGACGAGATCCGCGCCAAGGCGCTGGCCTTCTGCATCGCGCAGGCCAGCGTCGAGGAGATCGACCGCCTGAACATCCTGCAGGCGACGATGCTGGCCATGAAACGTGCCGTCGAAGGCCTGCGCCTCAAGCCCGCGCAGGTGCTGGTCGACGGCAACCGCGTGCCGGTGCTGCGCATCCCGGCCGAGGCGATCGTCAAGGGCGACGCCAAGGTGCCGGCGATCAGCGCGGCGTCGATCCTGGCCAAGGTGCACCGTGACCGGCTCTGCCAGGCGCTGCACGAGCTTTATCCGCACTACGGTTTTGCGGTCCACAAGGGTTACCCGACCGCGGCGCACCTGCAGGCGCTGAAGGATCACGGGCCGTGCGAAAGCCACCGCAAGTCCTATGCGCCGGTGCGCGAGGCGGGTCTGCAGCGGCTGACCCTCTCCAGCTCATCCTGA
- the lpxB gene encoding lipid-A-disaccharide synthase: MNRADPRLALVAGEASGDLLASLLLGGLRQRWPQLRAQGIGGPKMIAQGFESWWPQDKLAVFGYVDALRHYREIAGIRRELGDRLLQDKPEVLIGVDAPDFNLGLEERLKAAGVPTVHFVSPSIWAWRGGRIEKIRRSADHVLCLFPFEPQIYERAGIAATYVGHPIADHIPLEVPRAAARAQLGLSDNDTVIALLPGSRRSEIRYIAPSLLAAAMLLARQRPELKFVLPVAPGLRALLDPLIAEHAPGLALQLLDGQSHGALAACDLTLIASGTATLEAALFKRPMVIAYRLHALSWQIMKRLAYQPWVGLPNILLRDFAVPELIQNAATPQAIAAAALEWLDDPVRCEQLARRFTELHHLLRQNTAQRATDAIAQVLGR, from the coding sequence ATGAATCGCGCCGACCCCCGGCTCGCACTGGTGGCCGGTGAGGCCTCCGGCGACCTGCTCGCCAGCCTGCTGCTGGGCGGCCTGCGCCAGCGCTGGCCGCAACTGCGCGCGCAGGGCATCGGCGGGCCGAAGATGATCGCGCAGGGCTTTGAAAGCTGGTGGCCGCAGGACAAGCTGGCGGTGTTCGGCTATGTCGACGCGCTGCGCCACTACCGCGAGATCGCCGGCATCCGCCGCGAACTCGGCGACCGGCTGCTGCAGGACAAGCCCGAGGTGCTGATCGGCGTCGACGCGCCCGACTTCAACCTCGGCCTCGAAGAGCGCCTGAAGGCCGCCGGCGTGCCGACGGTGCATTTCGTCAGCCCGTCGATCTGGGCCTGGCGCGGCGGGCGCATCGAGAAGATCCGCCGCTCGGCCGATCACGTGCTGTGCCTGTTCCCGTTCGAGCCGCAGATCTACGAACGCGCGGGCATCGCGGCCACCTACGTCGGCCACCCGATCGCCGACCACATCCCGCTCGAGGTGCCGCGTGCGGCGGCGCGTGCGCAACTCGGCCTGTCGGACAACGACACCGTGATCGCGCTGCTGCCCGGCAGCCGGCGCAGCGAGATCCGCTACATCGCGCCCAGCCTGCTGGCAGCGGCCATGCTGCTGGCGCGCCAGCGCCCCGAACTCAAGTTCGTGCTGCCGGTCGCGCCGGGGCTGCGTGCGCTGCTCGACCCGCTGATCGCCGAACACGCACCCGGCCTGGCGCTGCAACTGCTCGACGGCCAGTCGCACGGCGCGCTGGCCGCCTGCGACCTGACGCTGATCGCCAGCGGCACCGCCACGCTCGAGGCGGCGCTGTTCAAGCGGCCGATGGTGATCGCCTACCGCCTGCACGCTTTGAGCTGGCAGATCATGAAGCGCCTGGCCTATCAACCGTGGGTCGGCCTGCCCAACATCCTGCTGCGCGACTTTGCCGTGCCCGAGCTGATCCAGAACGCCGCCACGCCGCAGGCGATCGCCGCCGCCGCGCTCGAATGGCTGGACGACCCCGTGCGCTGCGAGCAGCTCGCCCGGCGTTTCACCGAACTCCATCACCTGCTGCGCCAGAACACCGCGCAGCGCGCCACCGATGCGATCGCGCAAGTCCTCGGTCGCTGA
- the lpxA gene encoding acyl-ACP--UDP-N-acetylglucosamine O-acyltransferase translates to MAQIHPTAIVDPAAELADSVVVGAYAVIGPQVRIGAGTTIGPHCVIEGRTTIGVDNRFFQFSSIGALPQDMSHDGEITELVIGDRNTVREFCTFNTGTRKEDGVTRVGSDNWIMAYVHLAHDVRLGSHCVLANNATLAGHVHVGDWATIGGLSGVHQFVHIGAHAMIGFQGHVSQDVPPYMTVDGNPLTVRAVNLTGLRRRGFSNERIGVIRQMHKLLYRDSLTLEQAVEAVGALRGQQAEAQSDADIAVMLDFIAGAKRGLVR, encoded by the coding sequence ATGGCGCAGATTCATCCCACCGCGATCGTCGACCCTGCGGCCGAACTGGCCGATTCGGTCGTCGTTGGCGCCTACGCGGTCATCGGGCCTCAGGTGCGCATCGGAGCCGGCACGACGATCGGCCCGCACTGCGTGATCGAGGGTCGCACGACGATCGGTGTCGACAACCGTTTCTTCCAGTTCTCGTCGATCGGCGCGCTGCCGCAGGACATGAGCCACGACGGCGAGATCACCGAGCTGGTGATCGGCGACCGCAACACCGTGCGCGAGTTCTGTACCTTCAACACCGGCACCCGCAAGGAAGACGGCGTCACCCGTGTCGGCAGCGACAACTGGATCATGGCCTACGTGCACCTGGCCCACGACGTGCGGCTGGGCAGCCACTGCGTGCTGGCCAACAACGCCACGCTGGCCGGCCATGTGCACGTGGGCGACTGGGCCACCATCGGCGGCCTGAGCGGCGTGCACCAGTTCGTGCACATCGGCGCGCACGCGATGATCGGCTTCCAGGGCCATGTCTCGCAGGACGTGCCGCCCTACATGACGGTCGACGGCAACCCGCTGACCGTGCGTGCGGTCAACCTCACCGGCCTGCGTCGGCGCGGCTTCAGCAACGAACGCATCGGCGTGATCCGCCAGATGCACAAGCTGCTGTACCGCGACTCGCTCACGCTGGAACAGGCCGTCGAGGCGGTCGGCGCCCTGCGCGGCCAGCAGGCCGAAGCACAGAGCGACGCCGACATCGCCGTGATGCTCGACTTCATTGCCGGCGCCAAGCGCGGCCTGGTGCGCTGA
- the fabZ gene encoding 3-hydroxyacyl-ACP dehydratase FabZ, with translation MMDIHQILKKLPHRYPILLVDRVVELELNKRIQALKNVTINEPFFMGHFPHRPVMPGVLILEALAQASALLSFASMGEDPGDDTVVYFVGIDGARFKRPVEPGDQLILESTLVRAKGGIFKYQTRATVNGELATEAELMCTMRKIA, from the coding sequence GTGATGGACATCCACCAGATCCTCAAGAAGCTGCCGCACCGCTACCCGATCCTGCTGGTGGACCGCGTGGTCGAACTCGAGCTCAACAAGCGCATCCAGGCGCTGAAGAACGTCACCATCAACGAGCCGTTCTTCATGGGCCACTTCCCGCACCGGCCGGTGATGCCGGGCGTGCTGATCCTCGAGGCGCTGGCGCAGGCGTCGGCGCTGCTGTCGTTCGCGTCGATGGGCGAGGACCCGGGCGACGACACGGTGGTGTATTTCGTCGGCATCGACGGCGCGCGCTTCAAGCGCCCGGTCGAGCCGGGTGACCAGCTGATCCTCGAATCGACCCTGGTGCGCGCCAAGGGCGGTATCTTCAAGTACCAGACCCGTGCCACGGTCAACGGCGAGCTCGCCACCGAGGCCGAGCTGATGTGCACGATGCGCAAGATCGCCTGA
- the lpxD gene encoding UDP-3-O-(3-hydroxymyristoyl)glucosamine N-acyltransferase, protein MQAALHELHAALGGELLGDPSLVIRRIGPLASADAETISFVSNARYRAQLAQTAAACVIVAPALAEDAAQRGAAIVTPDPYHYFARLTQWWAARLRVAPPSGVHPSAVVAADVRLGEGVSVGPLTVIEAGAVLGDGVVIASQCHIGAGVQIGAQTRLAPHVTLMPGTRLGQRCLLHGGVVIGADGFGFAPHQGRWEKIEQLGGVVVGDDVEIGANTCIDRGALDDTVIGEGVKLDNLIQIGHNVQIGAHSAMAGCAGVAGSARIGRGCTVGGGAIVLGHLELADGVHISAASVVMRSIKQPGQYSGVFPIDDNASWEKNAATLRQLHTLRDRLRTLEKKSSP, encoded by the coding sequence ATGCAAGCCGCTCTGCATGAACTGCATGCGGCGTTGGGCGGTGAGTTGCTGGGGGATCCGTCGCTTGTGATCCGCCGCATCGGCCCGCTCGCCAGCGCCGACGCCGAGACCATCAGCTTCGTCTCCAACGCGCGTTATCGCGCCCAGCTGGCGCAGACCGCCGCGGCCTGCGTGATCGTCGCACCCGCGCTGGCCGAAGACGCCGCCCAGCGCGGCGCGGCCATCGTCACGCCCGATCCTTACCACTACTTCGCCCGCCTGACGCAATGGTGGGCGGCGCGGTTGCGTGTCGCGCCGCCATCGGGTGTGCACCCGTCCGCGGTGGTGGCGGCCGATGTGCGCCTGGGTGAGGGCGTCTCGGTCGGCCCGCTCACGGTGATCGAGGCCGGTGCGGTACTGGGTGACGGCGTGGTGATCGCGAGCCAGTGCCACATCGGTGCGGGCGTGCAGATCGGCGCACAGACCCGGCTGGCGCCGCACGTCACGCTGATGCCCGGCACGCGGCTGGGCCAGCGCTGCCTGCTGCACGGCGGGGTCGTCATCGGCGCCGACGGATTCGGCTTCGCGCCGCACCAGGGCCGCTGGGAAAAGATCGAGCAGCTCGGCGGCGTGGTGGTGGGCGACGACGTCGAGATCGGCGCCAACACCTGCATCGATCGTGGCGCGCTCGACGACACCGTGATCGGCGAGGGCGTCAAGCTCGACAACCTGATCCAGATCGGCCACAACGTGCAGATCGGCGCACACAGCGCGATGGCCGGCTGTGCCGGCGTGGCCGGCAGCGCGCGCATCGGCCGCGGTTGTACCGTCGGCGGCGGCGCCATCGTTCTGGGCCACCTCGAACTGGCCGACGGCGTGCACATCTCGGCGGCCAGTGTCGTGATGCGCTCGATCAAGCAGCCCGGCCAATACAGCGGCGTGTTCCCGATCGACGACAACGCGTCTTGGGAAAAGAACGCCGCCACCCTGCGTCAATTGCATACCTTGCGCGACCGTTTGCGCACCCTTGAAAAGAAGAGTTCCCCATGA